In the Apteryx mantelli isolate bAptMan1 chromosome 1, bAptMan1.hap1, whole genome shotgun sequence genome, one interval contains:
- the GEMIN8 gene encoding gem-associated protein 8: protein MEKLPQEDTEPWYFRQVYARYWKHYDLAMRWMHKHQKAYRKAMEPFYHLPWHPSAASPSSRYSDWDGNDLPRTRNCFSSYSPCGRAKYHGGAQQYRGAHLEREDAERDSEMEEDSESEEEIEYDLSNMEITEELRQFFAQTERHREELRKQQQLEAEHQEMYVEADHDLHMKTGRSVQPPAERPGERRMAEMKKLYGAGAAKIQAMETALQLTFDRNCDKKQPKYWPVIPLKL, encoded by the exons GAGAAATTGCCACAGGAAGACACTGAGCCGTGGTATTTTCGGCAAGTGTATGCAAGATACTGGAAGCACTATGATCTAGCCATGCGCTGGATGCATAAGCATCAGAAagcctacaggaaagccatggaGCCCTTCTATCACTTACCGTGGCATCCTTCTGCAGCCTCTCCAAGTAGCCGTTACTCAGATTGGGATGGAAATGACCTACCACGTACCCGCAACTGTTTTTCCAGCTACAGCCCATGTGGCAGAGCTAAGTACCATGGGGGAGCTCAGCAGTACAGGGGTGCCCACCTAGAGAGGGAGGATGCTGAAAGGGACTCTGAAATGGAGGAGGACTCTGAGTCCGAAGAGGAGATAGAATATGACTTGAGTAACATGGAGATCACAGAAGAACTTCGCCAGTTTTTTGCACAGACAGAGAGGCACCGGGAGGAACTGC ggaaacagcagcagctggaagctGAGCACCAAGAAATGTATGTGGAAGCTGATCATGACCTTCACATGAAGACGGGGCGTTCTGTGCAGCCACCTGCCGAAAGACCTGGGGAGAGGCGAATGGCAGAAATGAAGAAACTCTATGGTGCTGGAGCTGCCAAAATCCAGGCGATGGAGACTGCCTTGCAGCTTACCTTTGATAGGAACTGTGACAAAAAGCAGCCCAAATACTGGCCTGTTATTCCCCTCAAGCTGTGA